The following proteins come from a genomic window of Chlamydiales bacterium:
- the mutL gene encoding DNA mismatch repair endonuclease MutL encodes MLSVILIPSLASFFFTIVWLFPILSKNHFNMGEQRRIRLLSEATINQIAAGEVVENPASVVKELVENALDAGASAISVETVGGGRGVIRVVDNGCGMAYDDLVLSFERHATSKLSDIEDLKSLLTLGFRGEALSSIAAISKMLIHTAYDEKGYELNVKGGQCLGIQMKPRQKGTTIEVKSLFFNTPVRKNFQKSLTSDRIEIHKVLTKFALCYQTVGFSWISEGKEEFLIDPQTPLKDRIRLLIGGGFSQMMLPVEQEEEPFQLSGFIASPSFHRPNQTGQYLFINRRCVHSSFVSRKVLEGYGTRLSKHRFPLFVLYFFSPQDLIDVNVHPQKKEVRICEEEKVGKFITRVIDKRLTIMNVPEISVSSSFETLTLSASEEKVPYSSDKIHQEKESPSPELFSVPSQKMFHFKQYLFFEDAKGIHLVDLKAARFRILYEQLLLKPEKTAIQQLLIPLQIETIGEEKMQMMENLLLLKEAGFSIRHFGGNTFIIDALPAFFELEEVLDFVYGLLAEGKLPQEKKFANVLQKSLRIHSSQLGKVIVDTLFKCSEPNWTPNGRPTYLLLTEKELEKLFHGSHQKNTKIFG; translated from the coding sequence ATGCTTTCTGTCATCTTAATACCTTCTCTTGCATCTTTTTTCTTTACCATTGTATGGTTATTCCCTATTTTATCAAAAAATCATTTTAATATGGGAGAGCAAAGAAGGATTCGTCTTCTTAGTGAAGCAACGATTAACCAGATTGCAGCAGGAGAGGTAGTGGAAAACCCTGCTTCTGTTGTTAAAGAGCTGGTAGAAAATGCGTTAGATGCTGGGGCTTCTGCTATTTCTGTAGAGACTGTTGGAGGAGGACGAGGGGTCATCCGTGTCGTTGATAATGGATGTGGAATGGCTTATGATGATCTTGTTCTTTCTTTTGAACGACATGCAACTTCAAAACTTTCTGACATAGAAGATCTTAAATCTCTTCTCACATTGGGATTTCGTGGAGAGGCACTCTCTTCAATCGCTGCTATTTCCAAAATGTTGATTCATACAGCTTATGATGAGAAAGGTTATGAGCTCAATGTAAAAGGAGGACAATGTTTAGGAATTCAAATGAAACCACGCCAAAAAGGCACCACTATTGAAGTTAAGTCACTGTTTTTTAATACACCTGTTCGAAAAAATTTTCAGAAAAGTTTAACTTCAGATCGTATTGAAATTCATAAGGTATTGACTAAATTTGCATTATGTTATCAAACAGTTGGATTTTCTTGGATTTCAGAAGGAAAAGAAGAATTCTTAATCGATCCACAAACCCCTTTGAAAGATCGTATTCGCTTACTTATTGGTGGAGGTTTTTCTCAGATGATGTTGCCTGTGGAACAAGAAGAAGAGCCTTTTCAATTATCAGGATTTATCGCTTCTCCTAGCTTTCACCGTCCTAACCAAACAGGCCAATATCTATTTATCAATCGACGTTGTGTGCATTCATCTTTTGTATCACGAAAAGTTCTGGAAGGGTATGGAACACGACTCTCCAAACATAGATTTCCTCTTTTTGTTCTTTATTTTTTTTCCCCTCAAGATCTTATAGATGTAAATGTCCATCCACAAAAAAAAGAAGTGCGTATTTGTGAGGAAGAAAAAGTTGGTAAATTTATTACAAGAGTCATTGATAAAAGATTGACTATAATGAATGTTCCAGAGATTTCAGTTTCTTCCTCTTTTGAGACACTGACGTTATCTGCTTCTGAGGAAAAAGTTCCTTATTCTTCCGATAAGATTCATCAAGAGAAAGAGAGCCCATCTCCAGAACTTTTTTCAGTTCCTTCTCAGAAAATGTTTCATTTCAAACAGTATCTTTTTTTTGAAGATGCTAAAGGGATTCATCTTGTTGATTTAAAAGCAGCACGTTTTCGAATTCTCTATGAACAACTGCTCTTAAAGCCAGAAAAGACTGCAATTCAGCAGCTTTTAATCCCCCTTCAAATCGAAACAATAGGAGAAGAAAAAATGCAAATGATGGAAAATCTGCTTCTACTTAAAGAAGCAGGATTTTCCATTCGTCATTTTGGAGGAAATACCTTTATTATAGATGCTTTACCTGCATTTTTTGAATTGGAAGAAGTTTTGGATTTTGTTTACGGATTGTTAGCTGAAGGCAAATTACCTCAAGAGAAGAAGTTTGCAAATGTTTTACAAAAAAGTTTGAGAATCCATTCTTCTCAATTAGGTAAGGTCATCGTCGATACGCTTTTTAAATGTTCTGAGCCAAACTGGACACCTAACGGTAGACCAACTTATCTTTTATTAACTGAAAAGGAATTGGAGAAATTGTTTCATGGATCGCATCAAAAAAATACAAAAATCTTTGGATGA
- a CDS encoding Xaa-Pro peptidase family protein has translation MDRIKKIQKSLDDWEVDLLIVDHPIDLFYLIGEVLSLGRLMISKQEVVLYVDGRYYELCKKKLLIPVALLEKERDFFSLFEGKRIGFDAFFTTYDCFLKFSSFKHEWVPLSKPLQLIRSIKEPLEIEALKRAANLCAEGFDFLLSLLKKGVTEKQLSIELEVYWRKKGGERLSFPPQIAFGKNSAYPHSRVGDLALEPGDIVLIDIGVVVNHYHSDMTRTIFFGEPQEELKKIHEIINAAQSKAFALCKPGTPIAELDHIARSYITESGYGDQFLHSLGHGVGLEIHEEPYIRKKAVGELKEGMVITIEPGIYLVNQGGVRLEDTIVITSNGFENLTHRPWNSDFH, from the coding sequence ATGGATCGCATCAAAAAAATACAAAAATCTTTGGATGATTGGGAAGTTGATCTACTGATTGTTGATCATCCGATAGATTTATTTTACTTGATTGGAGAGGTTCTTTCATTAGGACGGCTCATGATATCCAAACAAGAGGTTGTACTTTATGTTGATGGACGCTATTACGAATTGTGTAAAAAGAAGCTCTTAATTCCAGTTGCTCTTTTAGAAAAAGAAAGAGATTTTTTTTCTCTTTTTGAAGGTAAGAGAATTGGTTTTGATGCCTTTTTTACGACTTATGATTGTTTTCTGAAATTCTCGTCTTTTAAACATGAATGGGTTCCTCTTTCTAAACCTCTGCAATTGATTCGATCGATTAAAGAGCCACTCGAAATCGAGGCTCTCAAAAGAGCTGCCAATCTTTGTGCCGAAGGATTTGATTTTCTACTTTCTCTTCTTAAAAAAGGGGTCACAGAAAAACAATTATCTATCGAACTTGAAGTTTATTGGCGCAAAAAAGGAGGAGAACGACTTTCTTTTCCTCCTCAAATTGCTTTTGGTAAAAATAGTGCCTATCCTCATTCTCGTGTGGGAGATTTAGCATTAGAACCAGGGGATATTGTACTTATCGATATTGGGGTTGTTGTGAATCACTATCATTCCGATATGACACGGACAATTTTTTTTGGAGAGCCTCAAGAGGAACTAAAGAAGATTCACGAGATTATCAATGCTGCTCAAAGCAAAGCATTTGCCTTATGTAAACCAGGCACTCCTATTGCTGAACTAGATCATATTGCGCGTAGTTACATTACAGAATCAGGATATGGAGATCAGTTTTTACATAGTTTAGGCCATGGGGTTGGCCTAGAGATTCATGAAGAACCATACATTAGAAAGAAGGCTGTTGGAGAGTTAAAAGAAGGGATGGTCATTACAATTGAACCAGGCATTTACCTTGTAAATCAAGGAGGAGTGCGTCTTGAGGATACCATTGTGATTACATCTAATGGATTTGAAAATCTCACTCATCGTCCATGGAATTCTGACTTTCATTAA
- a CDS encoding CT620/CT621 family type III secretion system effector, translated as MTESIQKSQPLPPERNQGSKQVPLKDLEEYIQLKEEIKQIEVLLTMAQNLVQDHLNKTKNKTQDSQFHVEKVPVTGNSQERENITTFNALQPLIAIELESLKKQILILNKDDIHYSERDNSALNQLEEVANAFPKISEDQIDVLDRLFDTLQFQANQTDEKARGAFWTEVRMMYRKMAHINEENSKEIEKNLQKLRKTQAPGEEIEGAERAQVGLESTHKNLEKAAEGATLHATLSGALPKQFQDAILKHYMPQQEKYLALLAEALMCDNMGSEFGNQLLNLMTEFNASATNFSLSNSLHSSGKKDENGNTVYNGDATQANAQISKEKNNAYNQVKAINDSLSKIESQIKEVNNDAQLTDTQKNELIKGLKEIETELKTALPQVSALYELLGDLSATTSGDGFIITFQPPETSDSSDWAPALSAYENMVINGATPDEAKKWGFPEGGGLVQISSKTNTFQQTYADQGQNQQMKLQMNMTQIQQEWTVVSTALQLLNQMYMTIAQGIYK; from the coding sequence ATGACAGAAAGCATTCAAAAATCACAGCCTTTACCACCTGAGCGCAATCAAGGAAGCAAGCAAGTCCCCTTGAAAGATCTTGAGGAATATATTCAATTAAAAGAGGAAATTAAACAAATAGAAGTCCTGCTAACAATGGCTCAAAATCTTGTCCAAGATCATCTAAACAAGACAAAAAACAAAACACAGGACTCTCAGTTTCATGTTGAGAAAGTTCCAGTAACAGGGAATTCTCAGGAGAGAGAAAATATCACGACTTTTAATGCACTTCAGCCTCTGATTGCCATTGAATTAGAATCGTTAAAAAAACAAATTCTCATTTTAAACAAAGATGATATTCATTACTCAGAAAGAGATAACAGCGCTCTTAATCAACTTGAAGAAGTAGCGAATGCATTCCCAAAGATTTCGGAAGATCAAATTGATGTCTTGGATAGGCTATTCGATACACTTCAATTTCAAGCGAATCAAACTGATGAAAAAGCTCGAGGGGCTTTTTGGACTGAAGTGAGGATGATGTATCGAAAAATGGCCCATATCAACGAGGAAAATTCAAAAGAAATCGAAAAGAACTTACAAAAACTTCGAAAAACACAAGCTCCAGGTGAAGAAATAGAGGGAGCTGAAAGAGCTCAAGTAGGTCTTGAATCCACACACAAGAATTTAGAAAAAGCAGCAGAAGGGGCTACTTTACATGCTACGCTATCTGGTGCCTTACCCAAACAATTCCAAGATGCTATTCTTAAACACTACATGCCTCAACAAGAGAAATACTTAGCCTTACTCGCAGAAGCTTTAATGTGTGATAATATGGGATCTGAATTTGGGAATCAACTGCTGAATCTGATGACAGAGTTCAATGCTTCTGCAACAAATTTTAGCCTCAGTAACTCTCTTCATAGTAGTGGGAAAAAGGATGAGAATGGGAATACTGTCTATAACGGAGACGCAACACAAGCAAATGCACAAATTAGCAAAGAAAAAAATAATGCCTATAATCAAGTAAAGGCGATTAATGACTCTCTTAGTAAAATTGAAAGCCAGATCAAGGAAGTCAACAATGATGCTCAATTGACCGATACTCAAAAAAATGAACTCATCAAAGGTCTTAAGGAAATTGAAACAGAATTAAAAACCGCTCTACCTCAAGTGAGTGCTCTTTACGAACTTTTAGGAGATCTTTCTGCTACAACTTCTGGAGATGGTTTTATCATTACTTTTCAACCTCCAGAAACTTCTGACTCTTCTGACTGGGCTCCAGCATTATCTGCCTACGAAAATATGGTGATTAATGGGGCAACCCCAGACGAAGCAAAAAAATGGGGGTTCCCAGAAGGAGGAGGATTGGTTCAAATTAGCTCAAAAACGAATACTTTCCAACAAACCTATGCAGATCAAGGGCAAAATCAACAGATGAAGCTCCAAATGAATATGACCCAAATTCAGCAAGAATGGACAGTGGTATCCACTGCTTTACAACTTTTAAATCAAATGTATATGACTATTGCTCAAGGTATTTATAAATAG